GAGCGGTTGGGGCCCCTGGCGGATTGAAAGGGCGAGGCGCGCTCGCGCCCTGAGTCGCCTGAGCGGGCACTATCCGCGCGGGTGGTGCGGAGAGCGCGGATATCCCGCTCAGCGACCGCGAGCGCGTCGAGGGCTTTCGTCGCTTGCTGTCGTGTGAGGTCGATCCGTTTCAAGCCGAGCGCGTCGAGGGCTTTCGTCGCTTGCTGTCGTGTGAGGTCGATCCGTTTCAAGGCGAGCGCGTCGAGGGCTTTCGTCGCTTGCTGTCGCGTGAGGTCGATCCGTTTCAAGGCGAGCGCGTCGAGGGCTTTCGTCGCTTGCCGTCGCGTGAGGTCGATCCGTTTCAAGGCGAGCGCGGCGAGGGCTTTCGTCGCTTGCTGTCGAGCGCGGTCGCATCCGTTTCAAGGCGAGCGCGTCGAGGGCTTTCGTCGCTTGCTGTCGAGCGCGGTCGCATCCGATCGACTTCGTTTCACGACTGGTCGAACAGAAACAACTGATACACTCGCAGACCGTAGTGAGCAACGGCGAGTCCAGTTCACCGCCGACTCAACTGGCGTCGGGGAACCGGAGCGTCACGGTGCTGCCCTCGTCGTCGACGTCGAAGGAGAGGTCGGCCTCGCAGCAGTCGGCGACCCAGGAGACGATCCAGAGGCCGATACCGCTGCCGTGGGCGAGCGGGGTCTCCTCCCTGCGTCGGAGGACCGCCCGTTCGTGCTCGGAGATGCCGGGGCCGTCGTCGCTGACGCGCACCGTCGAGCCGTCGGCGGCGCAGCCGACGGTGACCCGGACGGTCGGTTCGGCGGCGTCGTTGTGTTCGACGGCGTTCTCGACGAGGCACTCGACGGCCGATTCGACGCCCTCGCCGGTGGTGACGGTGCAGGTCTCGGGGCCGTCGACGGCGTAGGCGGCGTGGGGGTTCCGGTCGCGGACGCGGGCGACCACCCGCTCGGCGACGACGCGCAGGTCGTAGGTCGCGGTCTCGTCGGTCCGGTCGACGAGGCCCTCGATCGTCCGCGCCTTCTCGCTGAGGGCGATCAGCTCGTCGCTGGCGTCGACGATGCGGTCGACTCTGGCGGCGTCGTCGCCCGCGGCCTCCTCGGCGAGCAGGTCCGCGTTGCCGCGGATCGTCGTCAGCTTGTTGCGGATATTGTGCCGGAGCACCCGCGAGAGGATCTGCCTGAGCAGTTCCAGCTCGGCCTCGCGTTCCTCGAGTTCGCCCTCGCGCCGCTTGATCGGCGTGATGTCGCGGAGGACGACCACCCGGGCGACGGTCCGGCCACCTTCGACGACGGGCGAGACCGATACCGAGAACGAGTGCGACTCGCCGTCGACGGGACGGGTGACGACCTCCGGGCCGAACGGTCCACCGTCGGTCGCCGACCGTCCGCCGTCGGCCACCTCGGCGAGCGACGGGAAGTACGTCCCGACGGAGTCACCGGCGTACGAGCGCGGGATGTCGAACTGCGCGCGGGCGGCGCGGTTGCAGTCGACGACCCGGTCCTCGTCGTCCAGCGTCACGACGGCGTCCTGCATCTCCGCCATCGCCGCCTGGCGGGCGACGGGCACGACGTCGAGGAACTCGGCGCGGTACAGCGCCCACGACAGCAGGAGGCCGCTCCCGACGAGGCCGAACGGCGTCAGGTCGTGGACGGTCGGAACCCCTCCGAACAGGGTCACGACGTTCGCGGCCACCGGTGGAACCACCGCCACCGAGAGGACGGCGGTCTGGCGGCGCCTGAGGCCGCTCGACCGGGACCACTCGACGACGAGCAGTCCCGTACCGACGGCGATCAGCCCGTAGTTGACGGCGGTCTGGAGCCAGAACCACGGGCCGTACGCGACCACTGGGATCGTCCCGTCGACGGCCGTCGTCGGGCCGAAGACCAACCCGTGGGTACCGTTCGAGACCACCAGCAGGAGTTCGATCAGCACGTACGCGACGGACGTGGCGGCGACGGTCCGGGACAGAGACAGCCGACCGGTCACCGCCGCGGCGACGAGGAACCAGCCGACCGAGATGATCGACGCCGCCGAGAGCCGGAGCGTCCACAGCGCCATCGACGGCGCGAACCCCGCGATGAAGTAGTTGACTCCGAGGGTCAGCGGCCACAGCGAGATCCCGATGACGGCTAGTGTGAAACCTGTACTCGCCGGTTTGTCGGGTCTGCGGAGGGGCTCGTGCAACAGGCCGAGCAGCCCGGCCCCCGTCAGCAGGTACGCGATCCCCACGACCGCTGTCGCCGACGCCATTCTACGACGGTTGAACGGGGTGCTACAAAATACGTCCGGTCGGTTCGGCGGCGACGGCGCCGCTGCGAGGCGAGACCGGGATCGAGCGAAGTCGCAGGACTGCGGCCCGTCGCGACCCGTCGAACTACCGCCGACGGGACAAAGCTTACACCGCACCTCCCGAAATGTCGACGCGATGGAACGAGTCTCCGCGACACGACGAAGAGTGCTCCGGGGTGGTGCCGCAGCGGTCGGTGCGGTCGCCACCGGGGCGTTCTCGGGGTGTTCGGCGAGCGGGTCCGGGAGGTCTCGGGATTCGTCCGCACCTCCCGCGTACGCGACGTGGTTGCCCGCGCCGGAACGGGTGTTGCGCGACCCCGAGGCGGCCGACGACCGAGCCACCCGGGGGCTCCGGCGTACGTACCCCTTCCGGACCGTCGCGTACGACGACGTGGCTGCGTACCTGGACGAGACCGGTCGAACGGTGGCCGACTCCGTCGACACCGCGCCCGGGGACTACGAGACCCAGTACGCGGACGGCCACGTCCACCCGGTGCTCGACGTGGGTCCCGCCGATGCCAGGCTGGGCGTCCGGTCGATCCGAGGGATCTCCGTGCTGGAGACGGACCTGGACGACGCGACGGCGGTCGAGGCCTTCGAGGCGTACGAGGACAACGACTTCGAGCGGGTCGGCGAGTACGAGGGGTACACGCTGCTCGGGGCCGCCCGCGGACCGTGGGTCGCCGCCGTCGCCGACGGGACGGTCGTCGAGGCGTTCGAAAACTCGGGGGGACGTGGACCCGTCCTGCGCGAGCCGCGAGCGGCCGTCGAGGCGGTCGTCGAGGCGCGTGCGGGCGAGGACGGGAGTCGATACGTCGAGTCGACCGAGGCGGTGGCGGCCCTGGTCGATCGCCTCGGCGACGCCACGCTCGTCTCCGGCACGGTCACCCCGGAGGGTACCGCGGCCGACACCGATTCGCCGACCGGGACCGCTCGAACGCCAGAAACGTCCGGAACGGTGAGCGAGGGCGACCCGCTCGCGGAGGGGACCGCGCTGACGATCGACGGCGAGACCACGACGGCGCGCCACGTCGCCGTCTTCGGATCGGCCGACGCGGCGGACCCGGACGCGGTCGGCGGCGACGGGTCCCCGTTTGCCGACTGGTCCAATGCGTCGACGAGCGTCGACGGCCGCGCGGTCGTCGCGGAGGGTACCCGCGAGACGGCTGCCGTGCTCGACATCGAATCGGGGCCCGTCGAAACGGCCGACGGGTAGACCGGCGTCGGATTCGGCCGCGAAAAGGTTCGAACCGCACTCGATCGGCGTTACCAGTCGACCGAGAGGCTGCCGTCGCCGTTCGGGTCGGGCGCGATCTCCTCGTCGGTGCGGCGGTCGACGACGTGGATGACGCCGCGGTCTTTCTTCGCGGGACAGATCTCCGCCGCGCGGACGTTCTCGTCGAGGTCGTCCTCGTCGATGAAGTACGTCCGTGGTTTGGCGATCCCTGTCGAGAGATCCAGCTTCCAGTTGTCCGAGACCTCGGCGCACTTCCCGGCGCCGAAGCACTTGTTCGCCTCGAAGATGATCTTGTACGGTTTCTCCTCGACGGGGGGCGCGTCGCGCTCGCCGATGGTCGCCGGATCGACGGGTCCGTCCTCGGCCATACGGTCGTATCGGCGACGACGGACCTTTCGTCTGTCGATTCGTGCGAGCCTTCGCTCCGGCGGTCCACCGCGCTGGCCGCCGAGCCACCGGGCGGCCCGCCGTCTATAAGACGCGGGCGGCCCCACCGACAGACATGACGTATCTGGTGCCCTTCGACGGGTCGGCACTGGCCGAGGCCGCCCTGGAGCGGGCGACGGAGTTCGCCGAACTCACCGACGAGGAGGTCGTCGCGCTGATCGTGATCCCGCTGGACGAGCGCGAGTTCGCCGTCGAGCGTGGCTGGATCGACGCGGACGAGCGCTACGATCCCGACGAGATCGAGGCCGAGCTGGAGGTGGCGATCCGCGCCGTCGCGCCCGAGGCGACGATCCGCTGTGAGCGCCCCGAGGACGTGAGTTCGGTCGCGTCGGTCACGACCGACGTGGTTCGGACGATCCGCGCGGTCGCTCAGGATGTCGACGCCGAGATCGTGTTTATCGGCAGCGAGAACGCAGGGCGCGTCTCGACGCCGGTCTCCAGCGTCGGCGCACCGGTTTCGGAAGATCCTCGCTACGACGTGCACATCGTCCGCCACGTCGACGAGGATTAACGCACGACGGTGACGGGGACGGGCGAGCGCCGGACGACCGCCTCGGCGACGCTCCCCAGGAGGATCCGGGTGACGCCCGAGCGACCGTGGCTCCCCATGACGATCTGGTCGATCCCGTTCTCGTCGGCGAACTCGACGATCGCGCGGGTCGGCTTGCCGACTTCGGTCTCGCGTTCGGTCGATAGCTCGGTGCCGTCGGCGAGGGCGGCGATCTCCGCGAACAGCTCCTCGGCCGCGGCCTGTTCGCTCTCGTACCACTCCTCGGAGAAGCTCGGAATCGAGGCCTGAGCGCTGTAGCCGGCTTCCGCAGGGTTGATGACGTGCAACAGGACCACCTCCGCGTCGTCGAACTCCTCGGTGACGAACTCGAACGCCCTGTGTGCCTGCTCGGACCCGTCGACCGGGACGAGGATGCGCTTGCCCATGTCCCACGTACGACGCGGCCGGTGCTTCAATCTTCGGCGCGTCACCGGTTCGGTGCAGTGAGCCGCCGACCGACAACCCTTAGGCCCGCTCGTCGTCTACCCGGCGGTATGCTCGACACGTTCGTCGCGGCGCCGCTCCAGTCGACCGGAGCGCTGGCCGCGGCGGCGGCGTTCCCCGCGCTGACGTGGGTCACGCTCGTCGCCTGGGTGTACCTCGACGCCGTGGCGCGCGACGGCGACCACCCCGTCCGCTCGGCGGTGACCGTCGCGGTCTTCCCACCCGCGCTGGTCGCGTACGTCGTCTCCCGTCCCGAACGGACGACCCCACAGGCCGACCGCGAGCGACTCGCGCTGACCGTCCTGCTCGCGCTCCTGGCGGCCATGATGGTCGGCACCGTCTTCTCGCCGCCGGACGTCTTCGCCCAGCCGCGCAACACCTTCGGCTCGCTGCTGGTGACGCTACCGCTGTTTTACCTGCTCGTCTACCGCGAGAACGCCGAGGCCGCCGACGCGGACACGGCGTCCTGAGCGTCGACGGTAGGTCTCCGCCGTCGTCAGTCGTCGCCGTTGACTTCACCGCGCAGGGTCGCGACCTCGGCGACTCGTTCGGCGTGGGCGTTGTGCTGGTGGATGGACTCGTCGTTGGACTGCTCCATGCGGACGACGGCGTCGTCGTCGAGGTGGGGGAACTCCTCGATGACGCCCTCGGCCATCGCGCGCACGCAATCCTCGACGAACTTCGCGTCGAGGTGGGACTGGTAGGTCATGTGGTCCTCGTCGGGCCGCTTGGCGAGGTTGTAGATGCGTGCGCTCATCGAGTCGCGGGCCACCTCGATCAGCTCGACCAGGTCCACGTCGGGGCCGCCCTCGCTCTCGACGGTCAGCGTGGCGTGGCCGCGTTGGGAGTGGCCGGGCTGGGGCACCTCTTCGAGGAACTCCTCGATGGTGCGGTCGTCGACGCCCTGGTCGCGCAGCTTCTCGCGGGCGCGGGCGGCTGACATCCCCTGCGAGCAGGGACAGACGGTCATCCCCGTGACCTCGGCGCCGATCTCCTCGCGGATGTCGCCGTCCTCGGTGGCCGTCGCCGAGGCGATCACGTCGGCGGTCGACTGGGTGGGCAGATCGCTCTCGGGCGTCTGCTCGCGCGTGACGAACTCCGCCTCCATGCGGACCTCCGCCTGCTCAGTGTAGTCGTGCTTGTCGAGCAGGCGCTCGGCGGCGGTGCCGCAGATGTCCTCGATGCGCAGGTCGCCCTGGCTGACGGCCTCCTCCAGGGTCTCGTCGATCACCTGCATGTTGCGGCTCATGTCGGCGCCCTTGCGCCAGGACGGCAGGTCGACGAACACCTCGAACTCGGCCATCAGGACGTAGGGTCGTTTCTCCTCGCGGCTGATCTCGACGAGCTTCTCGACCCCGGTGACGCCGACGCGGTTGAGGCCGACGGTCACGTCCGGGCTCGACGCCTGGACGTCCGGCAGTTGTGGTGTCATTGCCGCCGGCTTAGGACCTTCCCCGAATAGTGTTTTCGAAAGGGCCAGTACCCGCCTCGCTCGGTGACGACACGTCGCTGTTCACGGGGGCGCGTCGGCCCGTGACGACCGACGACGACCGCGGCGAGCCGGTCGTCGTCGCTGGGCGCGGTCGCTGCCGGCCGGGTTACTGCTCCAGGTCGCGGAACAGCGCTTCGAAGTCGTCGTCGGCGAGGCTCTCGGCGGCGGTCGACAGCGAGGCGCGCAGCTCGGCTCGGCGGTCTTCCAGCCGGCGGAACTCGTCGCTATCGGCCAGCTCCGCTGTGCCCTTGGCCGCTCGAAGCGCGACGCAGGTGCGCGTCACTCGGTAGTACTCCCGGAGCGCTCGCTCGTAGTCGGCACAGCGCAGGAGCCGGTCGACGGTGTCGAGCAACTCCTCGCCGGTGACCGGTTTGACGACGTAGTCGTCGAACTCCATGTCGACGATGTCGAAGTCGGCGTCGACCGCCGTGACCATCGCCACCCGGCACTCGAGCCCGCGCTCGCGGACCGTCTCCAGCACCTCGTCACCGACCAGGTCCGGCATCCGCCGGTCCAGCAACACCACGTCGACCGCCTCGTCGAGCTTCGAGAGCGCCTGTTCTCCCCCGTAAGCTGTCCGCACGTCGTAGTTGTCGCGGACGTGTGCGGCGTAGGAGTCGGCGACTGCTGGCTCGTCGTCGACGATCAGCACCACCGCCCGCTCAGGACCCGTCATACGAACGTAAATATATGACGCTAGCGGGCGCAAAAAGCTTCCGTCGGGTCCCACTTCGTGACGTAGACACCGACGCGCTCGTGGTCGGTCTCTCCCACCGTCGAACGCGCTCGACGCCGTGTCTCCGGGTGCCGCTGTCACTCCTCGTCGTACTCGTCGACCAGGTCCTCGTAGCGGGCACCGGTCTGTTTGAGCGTCTCCGTCGAGTAGAGCCGCTCGTGGTCGACCGGCAGGTACTCGGCGGCCAGCTCGTCGATCTTCGCGTCGACGGCGTCCTGCTCGCGTCCGTGGATCATCGTGAAGAGGTTGTACGGCCACTCCTGGTCGGGGCGGCGCGGCCGGTGGTAACACA
This DNA window, taken from Halosimplex litoreum, encodes the following:
- a CDS encoding response regulator, whose protein sequence is MTGPERAVVLIVDDEPAVADSYAAHVRDNYDVRTAYGGEQALSKLDEAVDVVLLDRRMPDLVGDEVLETVRERGLECRVAMVTAVDADFDIVDMEFDDYVVKPVTGEELLDTVDRLLRCADYERALREYYRVTRTCVALRAAKGTAELADSDEFRRLEDRRAELRASLSTAAESLADDDFEALFRDLEQ
- a CDS encoding universal stress protein, yielding MGKRILVPVDGSEQAHRAFEFVTEEFDDAEVVLLHVINPAEAGYSAQASIPSFSEEWYESEQAAAEELFAEIAALADGTELSTERETEVGKPTRAIVEFADENGIDQIVMGSHGRSGVTRILLGSVAEAVVRRSPVPVTVVR
- the mptA gene encoding GTP cyclohydrolase MptA: MTPQLPDVQASSPDVTVGLNRVGVTGVEKLVEISREEKRPYVLMAEFEVFVDLPSWRKGADMSRNMQVIDETLEEAVSQGDLRIEDICGTAAERLLDKHDYTEQAEVRMEAEFVTREQTPESDLPTQSTADVIASATATEDGDIREEIGAEVTGMTVCPCSQGMSAARAREKLRDQGVDDRTIEEFLEEVPQPGHSQRGHATLTVESEGGPDVDLVELIEVARDSMSARIYNLAKRPDEDHMTYQSHLDAKFVEDCVRAMAEGVIEEFPHLDDDAVVRMEQSNDESIHQHNAHAERVAEVATLRGEVNGDD
- a CDS encoding sensor histidine kinase — its product is MASATAVVGIAYLLTGAGLLGLLHEPLRRPDKPASTGFTLAVIGISLWPLTLGVNYFIAGFAPSMALWTLRLSAASIISVGWFLVAAAVTGRLSLSRTVAATSVAYVLIELLLVVSNGTHGLVFGPTTAVDGTIPVVAYGPWFWLQTAVNYGLIAVGTGLLVVEWSRSSGLRRRQTAVLSVAVVPPVAANVVTLFGGVPTVHDLTPFGLVGSGLLLSWALYRAEFLDVVPVARQAAMAEMQDAVVTLDDEDRVVDCNRAARAQFDIPRSYAGDSVGTYFPSLAEVADGGRSATDGGPFGPEVVTRPVDGESHSFSVSVSPVVEGGRTVARVVVLRDITPIKRREGELEEREAELELLRQILSRVLRHNIRNKLTTIRGNADLLAEEAAGDDAARVDRIVDASDELIALSEKARTIEGLVDRTDETATYDLRVVAERVVARVRDRNPHAAYAVDGPETCTVTTGEGVESAVECLVENAVEHNDAAEPTVRVTVGCAADGSTVRVSDDGPGISEHERAVLRRREETPLAHGSGIGLWIVSWVADCCEADLSFDVDDEGSTVTLRFPDAS
- a CDS encoding universal stress protein; translation: MTYLVPFDGSALAEAALERATEFAELTDEEVVALIVIPLDEREFAVERGWIDADERYDPDEIEAELEVAIRAVAPEATIRCERPEDVSSVASVTTDVVRTIRAVAQDVDAEIVFIGSENAGRVSTPVSSVGAPVSEDPRYDVHIVRHVDED
- a CDS encoding ferredoxin, with protein sequence MAEDGPVDPATIGERDAPPVEEKPYKIIFEANKCFGAGKCAEVSDNWKLDLSTGIAKPRTYFIDEDDLDENVRAAEICPAKKDRGVIHVVDRRTDEEIAPDPNGDGSLSVDW